One Algibacter sp. L3A6 genomic region harbors:
- a CDS encoding mannose-1-phosphate guanylyltransferase, giving the protein MKNNYYAILMAGGVGSRFWPVSTSDFPKQFHDMLGTGDTLIQKTFQRLSRLIPKENIYILTNERYNDLVLEQLPEVTQKQVVLEPAMRNTAPCILYASLKIQKENPDALMIVAPSDHWIEDEQTFSKNVEEAFNYCSENDALMTLGIQPTFPNTGFGYIEFDKTSENVIKPVSQFREKPDYETAKAFISQGNFLWNAGIFMWSAKSVVDAFKNNQPELYQLFESGVSVYNTDGEDDFIKENYSKAENISVDYAIMEKSKNVFVIGAEFDWNDLGTWGSLYDKLDKDSNNNAILNAKSLVENAEGNMIRTKLGKQVIVDGLNDYIIVDNDEALLIYPKSKEQDIKLVLKRFNDKYSN; this is encoded by the coding sequence ATGAAGAATAATTATTATGCCATATTGATGGCAGGTGGAGTAGGATCGAGATTTTGGCCAGTAAGTACAAGTGATTTTCCAAAACAATTTCACGACATGCTAGGAACGGGCGATACGCTTATTCAAAAAACATTTCAGCGTCTATCGAGATTAATTCCAAAGGAAAATATATACATACTTACCAATGAGCGTTATAACGATTTGGTTTTAGAGCAGCTTCCAGAAGTAACACAAAAACAAGTAGTTTTAGAGCCAGCAATGAGAAATACAGCACCTTGTATCTTATATGCATCTTTAAAAATTCAGAAAGAAAATCCAGATGCTTTAATGATTGTTGCACCAAGTGATCACTGGATTGAAGATGAGCAAACTTTTTCTAAAAATGTAGAAGAAGCTTTTAATTATTGCTCAGAAAATGATGCTTTAATGACGCTTGGTATTCAGCCTACATTCCCAAACACAGGTTTTGGGTATATTGAGTTCGATAAAACCTCTGAAAATGTTATTAAGCCAGTTAGCCAATTTAGAGAAAAACCAGATTATGAAACGGCTAAAGCCTTTATAAGTCAAGGTAATTTTCTATGGAATGCAGGTATTTTTATGTGGAGTGCAAAAAGCGTTGTAGATGCTTTTAAAAATAATCAACCGGAATTATATCAATTGTTTGAGTCTGGAGTCTCGGTTTATAACACCGATGGTGAAGATGATTTTATAAAAGAAAATTACTCTAAAGCCGAAAACATATCTGTGGATTATGCCATAATGGAAAAATCTAAAAATGTTTTTGTGATAGGAGCAGAGTTCGATTGGAACGATTTAGGTACTTGGGGAAGTCTTTACGATAAACTAGATAAGGATAGTAATAATAATGCTATTTTAAATGCTAAAAGTTTAGTTGAGAATGCTGAAGGTAATATGATAAGAACAAAACTTGGAAAACAAGTTATTGTAGATGGTTTAAACGACTATATTATTGTTGATAATGATGAAGCTTTGCTTATTTACCCTAAGAGTAAAGAGCAAGATATAAAGCTTGTTTTAAAGCGTTTTAATGATAAATATAGCAACTAA
- a CDS encoding ABC transporter ATP-binding protein, protein MIEVKDLQKSFGEAHILKGITTTFEKGKTNLIIGQSGSGKTVFLKCLLGLFDYEEGSIAYDGQIFSKLTEDEKRNMRAKIGMVFQGSALFDSMTIAENVMFPLQMFTKQSKSEMQDRVDFVLNRVNLPDAHNKMPSQASGGMQKRVAIARAIVNKPKYLFCDEPNSGLDPKTAIVIDNLIKEITEEYQITTVINSHDMNSVMEIGEKIVFLKDGLKAWEGSKETIFRTDNEVVTDFVYSSNLFKKVRKMYLEENS, encoded by the coding sequence ATGATAGAAGTTAAAGATTTACAGAAATCATTTGGAGAAGCACATATTTTAAAAGGGATTACAACCACTTTTGAAAAAGGAAAAACGAACTTAATTATTGGGCAAAGTGGCTCTGGTAAAACCGTTTTTCTAAAATGTTTATTAGGCTTATTTGATTACGAAGAAGGCAGCATTGCTTACGATGGCCAGATATTTTCTAAACTTACAGAAGATGAGAAACGAAACATGCGCGCCAAAATAGGCATGGTTTTTCAAGGAAGTGCCTTATTTGATTCTATGACTATTGCCGAAAACGTGATGTTCCCACTACAAATGTTTACCAAACAAAGTAAAAGCGAAATGCAAGACCGTGTGGACTTTGTTTTAAATAGAGTAAATCTACCAGATGCACATAACAAAATGCCAAGTCAAGCTTCGGGAGGTATGCAAAAACGTGTTGCTATTGCTCGCGCTATTGTAAACAAACCTAAATATTTGTTTTGTGATGAACCAAACTCGGGTTTAGACCCAAAAACAGCTATTGTAATTGATAACTTAATTAAAGAAATTACTGAAGAATATCAAATTACAACGGTAATTAATTCTCACGATATGAATTCGGTTATGGAAATAGGTGAAAAAATTGTGTTCTTAAAAGATGGACTAAAAGCTTGGGAAGGCTCTAAGGAAACCATTTTTAGAACAGATAATGAAGTGGTTACCGATTTTGTATACTCATCCAACTTGTTCAAAAAAGTACGTAAAATGTACTTGGAAGAAAATAGCTAA
- a CDS encoding MlaE family ABC transporter permease has translation MTYLHNIGAYFLMIVEMFRKPTKWSVMKQLILKDIDDLIIGSLGIVAFIAFFVGGVVTIQTALNIDNPLIPKYLVGFATRQSIILEFAPTFISIVMAGKVGSFITSSIGTMRVTEQIDALEVMGINSLNYLVFPKFIALMLYPFVISIAMFLGILGGMAACVYGGFSSLDDYIVGIQMDFIPFHIIYAFIKTFAFAFILATIPSFHGYYMKGGALEVGKASTTAFVWTSVVIILLNYLLTQMLLSA, from the coding sequence ATGACGTACCTACATAATATAGGAGCTTATTTTTTAATGATTGTTGAGATGTTTCGCAAGCCAACTAAATGGAGTGTTATGAAGCAATTAATATTAAAAGATATAGACGATTTAATCATTGGATCTTTAGGCATTGTTGCCTTTATTGCTTTTTTTGTGGGTGGTGTAGTTACCATACAAACCGCACTAAATATTGACAATCCATTAATTCCAAAATACCTTGTTGGTTTTGCTACCAGACAATCTATTATATTAGAATTCGCACCCACTTTTATTTCTATTGTAATGGCCGGTAAAGTAGGTTCTTTCATTACATCGAGCATTGGTACCATGCGTGTTACCGAACAAATTGATGCTCTAGAAGTTATGGGTATTAACTCATTAAACTATTTAGTTTTCCCTAAGTTTATTGCTTTAATGTTATATCCATTTGTAATTTCTATTGCTATGTTTTTAGGAATTCTTGGTGGTATGGCAGCTTGTGTTTACGGTGGTTTTAGCTCATTAGACGATTATATTGTTGGTATACAAATGGATTTTATTCCGTTTCATATTATTTACGCATTTATAAAAACTTTCGCTTTTGCTTTCATACTAGCTACAATTCCATCTTTTCATGGTTATTATATGAAAGGTGGAGCATTGGAAGTTGGTAAAGCAAGTACAACAGCATTTGTATGGACTAGTGTTGTTATTATTCTTTTAAATTATTTACTAACCCAAATGTTGTTAAGCGCATGA
- a CDS encoding DUF389 domain-containing protein has product MEENKFNFSEEEVQAKKNQNVEESKKAVKKDAEGLFKSIYVFFKELLDFRDDTDRDATIEAIKADIPFKGATAWILICSIFVASIGLNADSTAVVIGAMLISPLMGPILGIGMSIAINDIDTLRKSLINLATMLVLSLLTAFLFFKFFPLGNQETSELLGRVKPDIRDVLIAFFGGLALIIARTKRGTIASVIFGVAIATALMPPLCTAGYGLAHGNWTYFLGAMNLFTINTIFIALATFIVLKLLRFPMLKYANSAKRRRTARFAGLVAVVVMIYPTITFLRVLKSSGFENDYNNFISNEIKLNQELWFQNGTLNSDEKKITLYFNGEISEATESDLLNEIKGYDKISDFKLEIFGNKNRSFDKISDAYDRAIRDLDEKDHIISGLRNEIEVLREELLLVNGGSSVISFTNLSRDAKVRFNDLTYFSYAKTLESKDFINTDTLQVATVTWNESLNDSLIVIKEKQLTDWLKEELKAKRIILKRN; this is encoded by the coding sequence ATGGAAGAAAATAAATTCAATTTTTCTGAAGAAGAGGTTCAGGCAAAGAAAAATCAAAATGTAGAGGAATCTAAAAAGGCAGTTAAGAAAGACGCCGAAGGATTGTTTAAAAGCATTTATGTGTTTTTTAAAGAATTATTAGATTTTAGGGATGATACCGATCGCGATGCTACTATTGAGGCCATAAAAGCAGATATTCCTTTTAAAGGAGCTACAGCGTGGATTTTAATTTGTTCTATTTTTGTCGCTTCCATTGGACTTAATGCCGATTCAACAGCTGTTGTAATTGGTGCCATGTTAATTTCTCCGCTTATGGGGCCAATATTAGGTATTGGCATGTCTATCGCTATAAATGATATTGATACTCTTAGAAAATCGTTAATAAACTTAGCAACCATGCTTGTGTTAAGTTTATTAACGGCTTTTTTATTCTTTAAATTTTTTCCTTTAGGAAATCAAGAAACCTCAGAATTATTAGGGCGTGTAAAGCCTGATATTCGAGATGTACTTATTGCCTTTTTTGGTGGTTTGGCATTAATAATTGCACGTACTAAAAGAGGAACTATAGCTTCTGTTATTTTTGGTGTGGCTATTGCTACAGCATTAATGCCGCCTTTATGTACTGCGGGTTATGGTTTAGCACATGGGAATTGGACTTACTTTTTAGGTGCCATGAACTTGTTTACCATTAATACTATTTTTATTGCTTTAGCAACATTTATAGTGCTTAAGCTTCTTAGGTTTCCAATGCTTAAGTATGCTAATTCTGCTAAAAGAAGGCGTACAGCACGTTTTGCAGGGTTGGTTGCGGTGGTTGTTATGATTTATCCAACAATTACTTTCTTGAGAGTTTTAAAAAGCAGTGGTTTCGAAAATGACTATAATAATTTTATTTCAAATGAAATTAAACTGAATCAGGAACTTTGGTTTCAAAACGGAACATTAAATTCAGATGAGAAAAAAATAACACTTTATTTTAATGGTGAAATATCTGAAGCTACAGAGTCCGATTTATTAAATGAAATTAAAGGTTACGATAAAATAAGTGATTTTAAATTAGAGATTTTCGGTAATAAAAATAGAAGTTTTGATAAAATTTCTGATGCTTATGATAGAGCTATTAGAGATTTAGATGAAAAAGATCATATTATTTCTGGCTTAAGAAATGAAATTGAAGTTTTACGAGAAGAACTTCTTCTTGTAAATGGAGGAAGCAGTGTAATTTCTTTTACCAATTTATCGCGTGATGCTAAAGTTAGATTTAACGATTTAACGTATTTTAGTTATGCTAAAACATTAGAATCTAAAGATTTTATAAATACCGATACATTGCAGGTCGCCACCGTAACATGGAACGAATCTTTAAATGATAGTTTGATTGTTATAAAAGAAAAGCAACTTACCGATTGGTTAAAAGAAGAGCTTAAAGCCAAGCGTATTATTCTAAAACGAAATTAA
- a CDS encoding SprT-like domain-containing protein, with amino-acid sequence MQNLLKSYIPEHAVNRVLKLLEHDHLVVKIKNERKTRHGDYRQLPHGKHQITINSNLNVYQFLITLIHEIAHFETYKSFGKFIKPHGKEWKYTFKNLMLPFLNPDVFPDSLLPLLARHFKNPKASSDTDTVLALALKQFNEPNDKTYVFEIPLGQSFQLYNGRVFKMGQKRVKRFECVEIKTGRLYLFNPNAEVKLI; translated from the coding sequence ATGCAAAACCTACTAAAAAGTTATATTCCAGAACATGCTGTTAATCGAGTTTTAAAACTTTTAGAGCATGATCATTTGGTGGTGAAAATAAAAAACGAGCGTAAAACGCGCCACGGTGATTATAGACAATTGCCGCATGGTAAGCATCAAATCACTATAAACTCTAATTTAAATGTATACCAGTTTTTAATAACGCTTATTCATGAAATAGCCCATTTCGAGACGTACAAAAGTTTCGGAAAATTTATTAAACCACATGGTAAAGAATGGAAATATACGTTTAAAAATTTAATGTTACCATTTTTAAATCCCGATGTTTTTCCGGATAGTTTATTGCCTCTTTTAGCCAGGCATTTTAAAAACCCAAAAGCATCTAGTGATACCGATACGGTGTTAGCCTTGGCTCTAAAGCAATTTAACGAACCAAACGATAAAACTTATGTTTTTGAAATACCTTTGGGACAATCGTTTCAATTATACAATGGTCGCGTTTTTAAAATGGGACAAAAAAGGGTAAAACGATTTGAGTGTGTGGAAATTAAAACAGGAAGGTTATATTTGTTTAATCCAAATGCGGAGGTTAAACTTATTTAA